In Legionella spiritensis, the following proteins share a genomic window:
- a CDS encoding ArsA-related P-loop ATPase, which yields MAKIHITMQGKGGVGKSFVSATTAQYKHHKEQTPLCIDTDPINATFHGFKALNVERLDIMEGDEINPRHFDTLIEKIATSDQDIIIDNGASSFVPLSHYIISNQVPALLQGMGHELIVHSVITGGQALFDTITGFIHLVNQLPEDIRFVVWLNPYWGRIEHEGKPFEQLKVYKENKDRVAALINIPDLKEETFGRDLTDMLQQKMTFNEAINSPERNIMTRQRLKLIRDQLFGQIDNAMVI from the coding sequence ATGGCCAAAATACATATTACGATGCAAGGCAAAGGCGGTGTCGGCAAATCCTTTGTGTCAGCAACAACCGCACAATATAAACACCATAAAGAACAAACACCACTTTGTATAGACACCGATCCCATTAACGCCACATTTCATGGTTTTAAAGCACTTAATGTTGAACGTCTTGATATTATGGAGGGAGATGAGATTAACCCTCGTCATTTTGACACATTGATTGAAAAAATTGCTACATCAGATCAAGATATCATCATTGATAACGGAGCAAGCTCTTTTGTACCACTGTCACACTACATCATCAGCAACCAAGTACCGGCATTATTACAAGGCATGGGGCATGAACTGATTGTCCATTCAGTTATCACCGGCGGCCAGGCTTTATTCGATACCATTACTGGCTTTATTCACTTGGTGAATCAACTACCTGAAGATATCCGCTTCGTTGTATGGCTAAATCCGTATTGGGGAAGGATTGAACATGAGGGGAAGCCTTTTGAGCAATTGAAAGTCTATAAGGAGAATAAGGATCGTGTGGCCGCACTCATTAATATCCCCGACTTAAAGGAAGAAACCTTTGGACGGGATCTCACAGATATGCTGCAACAAAAAATGACGTTTAATGAAGCCATCAACTCCCCTGAGCGAAATATTATGACCAGGCAACGATTGAAGCTGATTCGAGATCAATTATTTGGCCAAATTGATAACGCCATGGTGATCTAA
- a CDS encoding conjugal transfer protein TraM: MTDKMNEAIKDIAFRHGVVLGKDDPVLILQTMNEKLLAENRKEQEAMLAQFKEEMENISSQWKDDAKDKAERVLNAALASSKETMDKILRQATHESALVMQKMISDSLKEARVLNQQTQKTSQFKLLSSAVLLTVSCTFILFFLSKIVS, from the coding sequence ATGACAGATAAAATGAATGAAGCAATTAAAGATATTGCTTTCAGGCATGGTGTTGTTCTGGGTAAAGATGATCCAGTCCTCATACTTCAAACAATGAATGAAAAATTGCTTGCAGAAAATCGAAAAGAACAAGAAGCAATGCTGGCTCAATTTAAAGAGGAAATGGAAAACATTTCCTCTCAGTGGAAGGATGATGCTAAGGATAAAGCTGAGCGAGTGCTTAATGCTGCTTTGGCTAGTAGTAAAGAGACTATGGATAAAATACTAAGACAGGCGACTCATGAATCTGCATTAGTAATGCAAAAAATGATATCTGATTCGCTGAAAGAAGCTCGGGTTTTGAACCAACAGACGCAGAAAACAAGCCAATTTAAATTGTTATCATCGGCTGTGTTACTTACCGTTTCATGCACATTTATATTGTTCTTTCTGAGTAAAATTGTAAGTTAA